A window of Hordeum vulgare subsp. vulgare chromosome 5H, MorexV3_pseudomolecules_assembly, whole genome shotgun sequence genomic DNA:
aatcgccgccgccgccccgcctctcgctccggtcgccgccccgtcgccgcctcgcctctcgctccggtcgccgccccgcctcggtTCGTTCTGCCTCGGTTCGTCGCCCCGCCTCGGTTCGTTCTGCCTTGGTTCGTTGCAGCGGTGCCTCCAATCGACGGACAGGCCCTCTCCTGAGCCTCGTTGCAGCGGTGCTTATCCTGTGTGCCGTACGCGTTGGCTGATGATGATCCatgtgaacaagtgtattattaggtgcaacacaaacaggtagggactcgggacttataagtccctgtaaacaaacaagtagggactcgggacttataagtccctgtaaacaaacaggtagggacttatgacttataagttgggacttaaaaaagtcctaggacttatgaaacaaacagggccttaatGGATCCTAAGGAGGTTTCAGGCTCTTTTCAATCTCAAATCCAGTTGCGTTATTAAGAAAACGGATTTTGTAACGCACTTTCACACAAGTTTTTAAAGGTCTGCAAACTCAGATTCCCAAAACATTAGCCTCCGTTTTCTGTCTGTGGACGTGCTTCTAAACTTTATTATGACTTCGAGTTTCACATCATTAAAATCCAAACTTTACACGTTACAACATCGAGCAATGCAACAAATGTCATATCCAAACTGATAGATTATCTGAGTGCGACAAATAATACAATGGAACAAATGCTTCAAAATAAAAGCAACAATTATGATTAAGAAGATGTAAGCCCACTATTGTCCATTTAACTCACACTCATGCCAATGATATCTTCGTAGAGGTGGTAATAGGATGCCCCCGTCTTCAATATAACGGTACCATTGAAGTCATATATCATTGATTTTACGTGCAGATTCAGAtggatattttctttttctttttctttttatgcttTTTTTTATTTAGATGTGTAATAATTATGTTATATCTAGATGCATGTGATCTAGATATACTCGTTGTTTACCCGGGTATATCCATCTCATACGCGATGGCAGGATGGCATAACAGGTCATGATCTTTACCGACGTATCCGCGTATTGTTGTTTCGAAAACGAGGATCAGGTCAGCtgaaacaccccccccccccctccccccccccttttcaAGTTGGGGAAGGGAGCTCCTACCACCGGAGAACCTGATATTTTCCCGTGGAGGAATGGCATCGAAGTCAGGCCCGCATCAATGGTGTGGCCGGTGGCGCCCTGGTGCACGGTAATCAACGGTGTGTTTGTACCCTCTCACCCGACTGACCCACACATTAGGAGCGGGCGCGAACGCGAGAGCGGCATAGCATGGCCgatgaagcagcagcagcagctagctAGGGCGCCGCAGAGGTGCAGCAGCCCGGTTGGTTGGTTCGTGTGCGGCAGCGGTAGCGGCTCCGCGCGTGCCACGCCAGAGCAGACAGGCCCGCGTCCTGTCAATGCATGCCACTTCTTCTTTCCCCTCCCTCCGTTTTGCCCGCAGTGCATCCTGCCGCCACTGTCGCGCATTTACACGCGTGAGCCAGCATGCTTAATTCCCGCTGCTCCGTCGCCGTCGTTTGACGTGACGACGAGCGTAAACGGCTGCCGTTTTGTTGCTTCTGCCCCCCCTGCCTGCCACGGTCAGGTACATTCAATGGCGGTGTCTGCGCCTGCgcggagagggagagagcgaCGTGAGCTGATGATACGACCGGGCAACAGTCACGGGGTACGGACGGACGGCAAAATTGACTCGtggggaaagaactcacggagtgtCCTCGGGGAAAATATTTCACCCGTATGATCCTTTTGTATGGCGCCCGACActttaggcgccacactacactgtgtgacgcctagccgttcggcgccacaccccccgaccacctggcagggagggcccacctcccaggccgtgtgacgcctaagcctcaagcgtcacacattgtaatgtgtggcgccgaacgcttaggcgccacacattgatttaactggccacgggccagcccccctccccaccccctcctcattcccctccccagCAAActctcccagccactgcccctccctcaaatccttctctaaatcaccaaatctgaaggtttggaccgggcatttgttgtccaatcactcccctaaggtaattcccacctctcccctcattctcatccaaagaaaaatcttttgtgatcattttttgcaaatttgttgaaaccctagtttttcatgaaatgtgggatgtatatgatattgttgtatttgtttgtatgttaggataaggggtatgatggggttaggattagggttgtttggatgtttgcattatggttgttttagggttaggctagggttaggctatggttaggctaaggttagggatgtttggttgtgttagggttatgatggggttagggttatttggaagttaggctagggttattgtaattgtatgattgcttataaaaaaggttctatgttttgttgtttaggtatgaaaagaacatgtgtttatgttcatcacgtggacaaggatgcctttttaaaagaaaatattgatccggacccggatgagcttgacatggtgttcgatttatgtcctagctatggtgaattgttggaacaagtccgaaaggatttgaattggatggatcctagtgatgtagttgagtttgatggtaggcataatgtgggatttggaatgcacattcgttggaagaccatgcgtgtcaactccgagcaacgttggcttgcatacaaggatacggtggccgaatcactagacaaggctctagagttatttgccatcaaaacaaatgttcctaacttgttggatttgaaccgggttgcctcttcgattgttgaagctattcctgcacccatcaacgaagaggccaacattgaacctctttcttgtgtcgatgaggccaacgaagaggtcaacattgaacatgaaccattggtagaggctaatgatgagtacgatgatgatgagaatgatggtaatgttcttcatgacaacaatcttggtgatttggacaaatataatttgcaagagacaatggaccattctattccgtactcacgtggctatgcctctgagtctgacgatgatgttcccgatgaagaagttgatgaggaagggttcacggcaaaggaggctgaagctttcacgaaggtattaaagcgtgatcaTCGGACACCATTGTTCaaggatcttagccttgcggatgaagccgtggttgacggaggcgaagacatattgtttggagttaggccaccttctcatcgggacacacatgggaagaatattattttgccggggtcaaagttcgaaacattctttgaactgaagatgtggttggatgaatattctgttacgcattataggccacacaaagttgttcattcaaacatgaagctgctttacacggttgcatgtgaggatagagggcatccttggattgtccgtgcaagaccatggaaaggagggccaggatggaacattgtcagttgtatgcctcacatgtgtcgaggcaagagggttgatggtgccctttcgtcgcaaagccatagacaactcacctccgagttcatcgcttataggctttccaactccatctcctctcttcctacaatgagcataaaaagcgtacaagaccttgtgaaagccctctttcactacgaggtgaaatatggtaaggcatggaaagcaaagcaagccgcattcaagatgttgtatggtgattgggaggaagcatacaaccgcatacctaggttgttgggagctattgcccacactaacccgggcatggttcatgtggtcgagccgtatggggagaaaacaaggattctcaatggaaatagggtccgcgtatttggccgtgcattttgggcatttgagcaatgtgtgagggctttccagcactgtcgtcctgtcatctccattgatggcacgtttttgaccggacaattcaagggcactttgctggttgcaatagcaagtgatgccaataaccggttgatgcctttggcttttgctttggttgaggcagagaacaatgttaactgggaatggttcttgtatattttgagaaccaaagtattaccgtttgagagggaaatatgtgtcatatcggatcgccatcaaggcatacttaacgcggttgacattgtcattcccggccatgctcctttgcatcatcgatggtgcatgaggcatttctgtgcaaacttctacagggcatgtggtagcaaggagttggcggatgatcttcaagattgttgtcaagcattttcggacaaacgatttgcaacattgtacaatgctttgcttgtaaacaaaaaacttgatgcaggtgggcttgagtttcttaacaggcacattgaacttcgggccaagtgggcacgagcttatgacgaagatggccgaagatatggtcaaatgacaagtaacatggcagaatgcttcaaccgggtgttgaagggtgttcgtgcgttgccggtgacggcaatagttcgatacacattcgacaagttgagagcatactttctaaagtactcgcaagaaacagatgatcagattgcgggagagaacaagaaaaagtataagtaccagtttccaccaaaggttgacaaatggatggtatttcaatcacggaaggctgactcccaaacggctaccctgtacaacaacgaggattggacatacgaagtgaatgagcctggaggaacgacaaacgatggccagcaacatggaaacagggcgttcaaggtatctttatccttgtgtgattgctcttgtgggaggccaaggttgcttcatctcgcatgctcgcatttgtacacggcagctcgcagtaggaatgtggacgtcaaccatccactaaccgtgagggagtccgagttctcgatcatgaccacgaagcatacatgggctcctagatttgaaccatactttgaccaatcacaatggccggagtatcatggagtacaactatggcccgacccagagtggaaggttgtgaaactgggaagacgaaagacaaagcgttttagaggagacatggatggatggggccatggtggtggcagagaaatggggaacaaccaattccaagagcctaccgagagatcacattgtggagattgcggtgtaacagggcacaacacaagaaggtgtacgacgcgaaagaagaagtccaaaaacaatgattccaggtcaagccaaccaagtcctagccaaccaagtcctagccaaccaagttcaagccaacaagggacgggtcaaggaagcacgagccaacaagggacgggtcaagcaagcacaacccaacaagttcctactcaacatgttcctagccgacttgggcttactagaggacgtggtgctagaggaagtggtggtggtagaggcaggggtgctgctagaggcaggggtgggataggtcgtggtggtgctagaggcaggggtgggataggtggtggtgctgctagaggcagtggtgggataggtggtggacttactaGGAGTGGTATGTGTGGATACCTacgaggaccatttccgtatgtcacatatttgacttatctttatcatgttgtttttcatgctcctttgtgtgttattttactaactatgagctttgatgcctgttttgtaggtatggccgcttctcaacccaacaaggcaaaagcggagtggggggaggagaaggatgcggctagtgaggagcagcggttgatggagagggttgcaaagaagttgagagaggaggatgcagcggaagcgcgaaagaagaaggatgaggagcataAGGCAAAGATGGATGAGGAGTGGAAAATGTTCCTTGAGCATAAGCgatatgaggctaggataaaggagaatgacaggaagacgctagagaaatgtaaaaaagaatatgaagctaactttaagaagatgTGGGCAGAGGGCgcagcaaagagagagcgggagcatcaacgcttcacggagagggttaaggaagaggcttcaaaaatgcgcaaaagggaagaggaagaggaagaagagaggaagaagaagaagggaaaggggccttgctcgacccaatagagccggatgcttctattctatgtgttgttgaaccctatgtgttgttgaaccttgttcgcttgcgcgctttcttactatgaaactccactatgtatgcacttttggacGTATGTTCTTTAAAAACCtatgtatgtttgaactccaccctctttgtgttgtatgttttaacTCTAGTATTATTGTGTTGTATATTTGTGATGTATATTTGAACTCCTCCACCACTATGtgctgcagttttcagcctgacagAATGTGTGGtgcctaagccttgggcgttgcacatgtgtggcgcctaaatggaaacgtggaaattttggcaggaacggaggagggaaaggtggcgggaaagaagacgtggaaattttggcgggaacggaggagggaaaggtggcggcaaAGAAGATGTGGAaattttggcgggaacggaggagggaagggTGGCGGGAAATAGTGTGCTTTGAGATGCCAGTAGGtttgcacatgtgtggcgcctaaggcttaggcattgcatatgtgtggcgcctaagccttgggcaccacacatgtgaaaacctgctggaaGCTTAATTTTGACAGCAATACAACATTTTTGACAgcaactaaatggttcacaacaagtgcaacagcaactaaatggttcacaactcgaaatagttcacaacaaaagtaaatggttcacaacacaagtgcaacaccaactccaaatggctccggttcacatcttggggcctcgtcccctcttagaaactagcttctttcttctggcaaccacaaattgctccgtgtcatccgactcatcgtcatcgtcatcctcatcctcatcgtccatgcttctcctccttgacaaacgagagcccccaacgaccgggttctttcctttcgcataatcatccagtgagtaccgcctaaattccttcctaggcttcaacatgtaagcggagcgttggaaagccttcaacgtcatcCCGTCCGCAAcctaatacatatgaaggttgaaagttcaaagttgaaggttgaaagtgcaaaatgttttatggctatgtcatacctcaggagtgtcaacatcatcctctacagtatttctttgggtattagctgccgaggtaatgtcaccatcgtccatacgagcgcccgaagaagctgaatcgtctagagtatttctttcggatgaaccggatctcgaaggtgaaacatattcagggtcacggcaacctaaaatgttggataggcgccgtAACTTCTGGCCCTGTTCCTattagattcaaatataaatgacatatataaggtaacctataatgttgcattcgtgggcaaaataataataatgacgcaacacctttatgaaaagatgaagtgcagattctcccttttttcctccaggTGTTATCTATAATATCTTCGGActcatcagcttgtttcttgacctctttgcgctatgatcacaagacaatgacatGCAAGTGAATAGGTGTACTAGAATTCATACTTAACATAggtgagcacacttaccacaaagttcaggacaggggcaaag
This region includes:
- the LOC123399198 gene encoding vicilin-like seed storage protein At2g18540 codes for the protein MAASQPNKAKAEWGEEKDAASEEQRLMERVAKKLREEDAAEARKKKDEEHKAKMDEEWKMFLEHKRYEARIKENDRKTLEKCKKEYEANFKKMWAEGAAKREREHQRFTERVKEEASKMRKREEEEEEERKKKKGKGPCSTQ